The DNA region TTCTGAGGTTGGGAATGCAGGCTACTAAAGAAGCATGGCAGCTCCCCAGCCAGTCCAGGGTGCCCTTTTGAGGCTTGTGATCCGGTCATTTCAGTCGTTTGGTTGGATTTCCCTCAGCCAagttctcttctcccctccccttctgtcTTCTAGCTATCCATAACTtggaaatgaaataaacatttttattatttgttgactATTATCCTAATGTTTCCTTActtcaaaatggtaaatttacTGGTAAGGTGAATTgcatgtaattaaaatatatatattactgaactgaactgaaggttgcatttttctttgtaaaaaagaGTCCCCCGAACTAAATTTTCACCGTGTGGTCTGCAAATCAATTTATTTgcttaatagaaaaataattttcactacCTCTAAACTAACCTGCACCCATCATtggcttctccttttcctttgcccatttcttaaCATTTCCTAAGGCTGGAATAACTGTTCCTTACTTGTCAAGGGGTGACTTCAAGGAagcatttttacttttcaaagatgattgtctgctttttaaaaatgttgatggaagcaacccaaacatCCATTAATAGTTGAGTAAGTTGTGGTACagtcatacagtggaatactatacagcaatcaAAATAAAGCAGTCCCACAACCTGGATGATTCGTAACAATGTtgaagaagtcagacacaaaagaaatacactatatgattctgttttttgtagagtaaaaaaacaaaagtaggtaAAACTAAAGTCAGAAGAGGCTACTTTTGGGGAGAGAGGCAATGAAGGGGGGCTTATGGGATGGTGGTAATGAATCTTTTGACCAAAGTGATGGTTAAACAGTGTGTTCACTTTATGATAATTCATCATCTGACCTTTATAAGATGTTTGGTATTTGTTCTACTTTAATAAAATAGCTTATTAAGCAAACAAGGGCCACACAAGATAGGCAAAACTGCCATTTGTTTTTAGAGAATGAGAGAGATGTTTATATGCTTTTATGATCTCTTCATCTGACCACTTCAGTAAATATCGAAAGTGAATATATGCGTAGCTTTATATGACCATTTAAGGGAAAGGGAATAAATAGGGATGAACTGAAGGATAGTTAGAAGTTTGATGTTCTTCAGAGTCTTAAGAGGCCGGGAGCTAATTCATTTACTAATAGAACACTTTTTAGGGAAAGAGGAAAATTCAACCCTTGACTTTAAAAGGGTAGGTTTTGTCTCAGTTTTTCTAGAAGGGTACACTTTGTCTTCTTGCGTgataaactgaagaaaaatatgcCACTTGTTTTGATGTTGGAGAAGGCTAAGGCCTAAAGATGCCTTAAACTCACTGATCTCTAACAGTTTAGATTTTAGTTTCTATCCAACTATGCTGCTTTTTCtataaacagtttttattttaaaataccctCACATTcattctctctgggcctcattatCTTCATCTGTAGGGTTAGGCTGTAGGACTGAGGAATTCCTAATTTGGAATCCATGAATGGTCAGCTCTTTGAATCCCCTGAAAATGAATCAAAactatacatatgtgtatatatgcatttttctggGGGAGCTATCCATAGGTTTTATCTgattttcacagagaaaacacaaAAACTAGTCAGTTTCTAAGGTCCCTTACAGCTGTAACATTCTAGGATTCGTGAAACAAAGATTAATTTCCATGTAGATGTTAACTATAGGTTTTCTCTAAGACCGATTAGCGGGGTGAGTGTTTTGATCTGaattattagatatttttaagtagttatttttaaattttgtgttttaaaattaattaaaatctaaACTGTTAGATATAGTGaagtttaaaacatctttatttagcCCTTAGCCCTCTCCTATGTCACACACTACATTCCCCTTAAAAGGCCACTAGTCTGGAAGAAAAAGGACAGTGTTCAGACATGCTCAGTGTTGTCTACCGGGTGTGTACTCCCCTCATGCCCCGTTCTGGACATGGGACAAGTCAGAGGAGGCAGTGGGTGAAGGGGACAGCAACTGATAACACCTGAGATTTGCTTGCAGTCAGGAACTCGACGCTTCAAATACTGACGCCGTGAAGATGGTCTGGTTCTGACTGAACAGCAAAAGCTCAACGATTGTCTTTATCTCTGTGACAGGATCGCCTCCTGTCGGCAGCCCTTAAAGCCTACTAACCTGGTCTTGGGAGACTCTAAGTCTTAGGGCCTTAAAACCTTGAGTGCCCTTTCCTATCCCTCAGACTCAGAAAAGAACATTTCAGTTATCAACTATACAGTTTCAGTAAAATACACACTCAAAAGAAATAGGGGTGGGGAATCAGGGTGCAAGGGTACTGATTCCAATCTCACCCTTATTGTCCAGAATTAATATAGATTGCCcagattaaataatttttctcaaaaacatttctacgttttaaattttaaaattaattagaaacGTGATGAGGTGAAAAAGAAAGCCATTGCAACCATTATATTGAATGCTATTTCAGGAGTTCCGAATTTTAAAGCAGACAGTGTCAAAGAAACCAGACAATAAcagctactttttaattttagatatgtTGCTTTTATTCAAAAGAGTCACTGCTTGACAAACTCTGAAATCACAAGGTTTGAACCAAACTGTCCATCCTCTGAaacaactctgtgaagtaggtatCCGCACAGCCACAGGGACCAGCACGGTCCTTTCTTCCCGTGCTGCTTTCAGTGCTGAGAACTGTAGTAGCTGGAACCACTGTTCTAGTGGGCAGTTAGAACAACTGTTTCCTCCGTCTCCCTCCCCACAGAGCTGCCCAAGTTATCATCTGCTCCTGGGGCTGGACCATCTGTTTTTTGAAAGTTACAATATTGTTGTTTACGAAAGTCCAAACTGTTGCTTTGATTTATATGCTCTAACTCTGAATCACGGAAGTATTACTatgatgtttaaaaatttaaaacactgattGACTCTACTTGCTTTAAATACTCTTGGATCCCTCCTACATTTATTATCACTGATCAATAAAGATGACATAATAAACAGGTCTAAAATTCTGAGAAGCCAGCATATTCCCTTTTCAACTTAGTAAGACTTCATACGGTGTTTTTGCATGTTACAAAAGTTGGTACAATACGCCTCTACCAGGAAAGTCTTAGAAGGAATTCCAAATATTACAATAAAAGTATTGTAACTGTAAGTGTGACACTTGAAGCAGAACACATGCACAGAAAATTAAATCCTTTCAAAAATGGCATTGCTATAGCCCCACACCAAATTTGTAATTGGTTGGCAGTGCGTTTCGAGACTGGTAAATGGTGGTGTAACGAACTCCTACTCATTAGCTTCTCAAGTTAGTAACTGCAGCTGAAACGTTTTCCTATGAAGTGTGCCACCCTATGAGAAGTTTGATTTGGACATGGTGAATCAGGATTCGTGGAGTCTTGATATGTAATCTTTCTAGACCTTTGCTCTTAGGAGAACCCAAGCTGTCCTAATCCAGTATGCTCCAAAAGTCTTCCAAAGGATCCCAGTTTCTCCCCATGTAGGAGTCCTAGGAGTCTAATACCAGTTCGGTCACTTATCTGTGCATGGCTTCAgtcaaaaaaaaatacctttcatCTACGTCAGGGATTTCACCTATGAAAAGGAAGGTAATGCCCTGCCTCCTTCACCTAACTctcttgaggattaaatgaaaagtaTGCCAGAAATTGCTTTAATTACAATGTGCTATACTTaaggattttgtttttctctgtgacAAGCAGCAGCTTTGTCTTAGGCCCAAATTACGAGACACTACTGATGTATCATTCAGCATCTCATCAGTTGATGGCCTCTGATTCACCTGGAAGACTGCGACAGTGAGGCTCGCTGACACATGAGTGGACAGGATGACTAGCGGTGGCTGCCAGGCGCAGAGCTGACACTGCCTGAGCCCTGGGGATCAGTGACTGCCCTGCTGTCCAGGTCACTCACGGGCAGTGCCAGCTGAGGGAGTTAAGATTTCGTAATACTTGGGGTTTTGATTCTTCTCAAACAGAAAACTGCATAAGAGAGCGTTAAGTACTTATGCTGTAGTCATCCAAAAACCAAGATAACGTGCCTGCTGAATCATCTCATTCTGCATAAGGCCTGATGAATCTGGGCTATATTCTGTCATCTAGGGACAGTATTACAAAAGTGTTCTGACAAGAGAAAACTAACCAAATCTGTACATTCTGTCGCTATAGCTCACCAGTAATTTCTCTTGTCAAATTTAAATAGTGTTCCTAGTACCCTCCTCAGTTCTTTGATGCTCACAGCTACGGAGAACCACCTTCCTCAGGAATGCACCAAACTGCTATGTGTGTGCAGTATCACCCAGGTTCCTGAAACAAAAATTCCCTTTACAAGTAACTTTTATATACTGTTCCTATAAAAGGACCAAACTCTTACTGAAATGCCATAACTGAGAATATCAAGCGTGCTGACTGGAGTCCAATATCGCACAATTTGTTAATTCTCCTATCGCTTAAGGAAGTGTTCTGTAAACCAGAATATGAAATCAAATTAACAAAGTTCAAGTTTCTTCTTTCCCCTTCAGCTGGTAGCAAAGAATTATATCAGAATGGAAAAGCAGAACTGCTCCAAATGCACAAAACCTAAATGCTCAAAGAAACACTGACTTTTCCCCAATAttgtacaatattttattgtaacCAAAATACTTAGGTGAGTCTCACAGCAGTATATTATCATGTAGGTACTCACCGAGAAGGATGAATTGGATAAACTGTACATTTGACAATACCTTACTATACATCCAGTTAACCTGAATAGTTTGGTGGGGCAGAAAATATAGAATCATCCCATTTTATATAATTCCATATTTTTTCCACAACTTTATAGACAACACAGAATGAAGATACAGTTGTTAATCACTATAATTCTAACCGTACTATTCGAACCTGCAACACGTAAAAATTCCAGTCATATATTGCTAGGCATTTGCCAAATGACAATCAAATGTTTGTCATACAGTGGTTTTAAACTTGTAAGATAATATTCAAATGCTTTAAACTGCCATGGtccttttgtttgattttacacATTGGCTCAAATATTTTAGTGcactcattttctcatctgttgaGTCTCTGTGTTACTACTTCTCGGTACATAATAGAGATGTAGATGAGCAACAAAAAGACGACAAAGAAATCATCGAGAAAGCCTAGAATTCCAAACAGGGCTTCAGGCACAAAATCTAGAGGCGATATAAGATAGAAAAAAGCCCCCATTAAACAAAGTATTATCCTGATACGGAACATCCAGAAAAGGCCTCCGACTGAAAACACCTCCCTGAATGCATGCCTCAGTAAAGTGGGTAGGTCCATAATTCTTTCCATAATCTGGTAGGGGAAGAACAAATACTGTGATTTGGTATCTAGTGTGTtagacttaaaaataatacaattttcttACAACGTGCAGACAAACTCAGCATGAATGAAGGAGTTTCACGTATTCACTGAAACCATATTTTCTagttacacattttatttaaaaatagttctttGATTACTAGGTTCTTATAAAATAGGTCTTATTGCAGAtaactgaaaagtaaaatatcaaCAAATTTGAAACATAGGATATAGTAATACAAAACTCAAGTTATTTCTAATTTGTAAATTTGGTAAAATAAGCCAACAAAGAACCCAGTGTACAGAACTAGGCTGAGGCTTGAGCTCAAGTCTCAGCTTTAAAGTTGGACAGACCACTTACTAGCCAAGTGACCTTGGGGAAAGTTGTTTAACCTACTAGAGATAAGTCAACAACTAATGGAGTGTGTGCCACAAGGACTATTAAGAACTAGAAGGGATATTGTTATAAAAGACCTTGATAAATTGCCAgacaatatataagtatatacggACACATCAACTTTGATGGCTTTGACCATCTAAGAATAGCAATGAAACTGATTTCCTTCTTAGGATGTTTATTCTGCTTAGCTTGAGTTTAAGTGAATTATTAATTGCCACAAAGATTTTTGGAATGCCGGGCCCTACCCTTTCTGGAAATGATTATGGTTTCTGAATATATACAGACTAATAATTAGATTATATTtactttgtaaatatactaaaacccactgaattgtatactttaaatagggGTACTACATGGCGTGTAAATTACATctaaataaagttgtttttttaaaaaaagacagtacCAGTATCTAtttgtatgaccttgagcaagtcaggTTTATTCTCTGACTGGAAACTTCTCGCTTCCTCTGCATAGCTCTTAGCTGACTGCATGACCGTGAGGCCGCGTGTAGTAATGAGGCACTATGACGTCTCCTCAACCTAACTTCTCTGACGTCTTACTTCTCAGGGGTTGGGAGATGCAAGAGAAACTGGCCAGAGGAAGTAAATCACTTCCTGTGGTCATTCCAGCGCCCACAATTCAGCTGTTTTTAACAATCTGTATAAATACCACAAATCCAATGCTAAGTATGTATTTTGTCCAACAAATGCCGAATAAGTTGAGAGGGAGATGGAGACAAAAATGGGAAGAACTGAGCAAGCGATGAGAAAACGGTTTTAAAAACCCCACCAGACAAAGAAAATCTTGTAACTCCTTTTGGAAAACTgatcacaaaagaacaaaaatggtcTTTTTAGAATCACTCCTCATGCTGATTTTCTGTTCTCTGTGGAAGAAACTAATACTTAAAGCAAAACAGCTATACAGCTTTCACAAGGTCTATggtaaattacttaaaatattttaatgaccaGCCAGTATGTCTTTTGAATACTGTTCTGTCCTTTATCGGGGCTATTTTGTTCAGTTCTCATATGGTGTTGTTTACACAAAATCTGTAGTGATTAGACAAGAAATATGGAATGGGTTATTAAGAAATGTTTGTGTACTAATCACAATCTGACTCTAACTCTGGGGTAGAATATCAAAGTAAGAGCTAAATGTCTTTATTATATTGTAATTTCATCACATACCAAGCTTTCTTATTCATTAAGTATATATCTGACGCACACAAAATAACTGAGCAATGGTATGCTTCACACCTTAAAATACGAATGAAaatcttaaaatgatttttttaagttcagtTGTAGTTCTTGAATTTGAAACACTGATTTTCAAAGAATCGTCCTAAGATGCCCCTGGAGGATACGTAAGAAAACTGCCGGATCAGAAACAGCAGAAGAGGCTCCCAAAGAACCATGGAGGGCAACAGGGACCAGGTCAAGCTTTTCTTGTCACTAAAAGATTTGCCTATCACCATCCACAGCAGGCGAAACTGTATGCCTTTAAATGTACCTGACATCCCAGAATGAGGAACAGAATGTACGAGGGAGCCCAAGTCTATGCAGTTGTGTAATACAGAAGCATTTTAACAGCTTATATTCTTGGCTGGGAGTAGTAGTATCATTTCTATCTTAAGGATAACCATAAATTCTACAAACATTAAGACCTACTGTATTCCAGACACTGAGGCCACAGTAGTGACTAAATATACACGGTCCTCGCCCTCGTGAAGCTTTCCATCTCCTGAGGGAACGGTAATGAACAAGGTCGGAGGGCAATGACAGAGACTGCCCTGGTTGATCGGGGACAGCCTCTCCGAGGAAGACATACTAGGGCCGACCTGAAGGATGAGGAAGTCAGCCAGGAGGCGAGCGGCGGGACAAGCATTCCGAGCAGAGGAAATGGCACGAGTGAGGCACGAAGGTGGGAAGGCCTGGAGCGTGTTCTGAGAGCCGCATcccgagggaggggaggggggaccaGGCCATGCAGGGCCTTGAAAGCCGCAGCCAGGAGTTGGGACATTATTCCAGAAATTCAGAAGTTTCAAAACACAAGAGCATCGTGGTCTTacttatgttttcaaaatattactcGGGCTGCTGTGCAGAGGAAAAGGTCCAAGTgaagaggccactgcagtggtCCTAAGCAAGAGAT from Balaenoptera acutorostrata chromosome 21, mBalAcu1.1, whole genome shotgun sequence includes:
- the RNF170 gene encoding E3 ubiquitin-protein ligase RNF170 isoform X3, translating into MYCPICLHQASLPVETNCGHLFCGTCIVAYWRYGSWLGAISCPICRQTVTLLLTVFGENDQSQDAVSLHQDINDYNRRFSGQPRSIMERIMDLPTLLRHAFREVFSVGGLFWMFRIRIILCLMGAFFYLISPLDFVPEALFGILGFLDDFFVVFLLLIYISIMYREVVTQRLNR